One Setaria viridis chromosome 3, Setaria_viridis_v4.0, whole genome shotgun sequence DNA window includes the following coding sequences:
- the LOC117847930 gene encoding calmodulin-binding protein 60 B isoform X2 produces MPPNKRELEETGGGTPSLAPVLKKRCRSFDLEIRGCRHLQELAAAVKVNLEAAHESAVARIPEEVAKALTSFLSRAPSLCRTLVDQNRPPRYKLTFLNGLGTEVFTKKNIRDTNREPLKICIIANYQEESDPRFVSAKIRVVVLDGDFNRHNQECWTLEEFSNSIVRPRDKVGAVLTGDLELSLTNGQAYLHDATFIDNSKFVRSGKFRLGVMVIDNLGERVQEGITEPFTVKERRGEGYRKHDIPSLNDDVWRLKNISKDGPLYDALRGCGILFVKDFLRLYYKDQQALRTILIKAKESAWTTIVEHAKKCDPGRELYSFLVEGYSVLLFFNSVYQIVGAKFDDNYSPFDDLENARKDLAIQWSKVAYKNMTYNQPDYEMDDDCKPRPINQGMFHGINMLESKFTDLIMQGHIGENTRNICQADNQQG; encoded by the exons ATGCCGCCGAACAAGCGGGAGCTCgaggagaccggcggcggcacgccgtCGCTGGCGCCGGTGCTCAAGAAGCGCTGCCGGTCCTTCGACCT GGAGATCAGGGGTTGCCGGCATCTGCAggagcttgccgccgccgtGAAGGTCAACCTCGAGGCCGCGCACGAGTCCGCCGTCGCCCGG ATACCAGAGGAGGTTGCCAAAGCACTGACAAGCTTCTTAAGCCGTGCTCCTAG TTTGTGCAGAACTCTGGTTGATCAGAACCGGCCTCCGAGATACAAGCTCACCTTCCTGAATGGATTGGGCACTGAAGTTTTTACAAAAAAGAACATCCGTGACACAAATAGGGAGCCTCTCAAGATATGTATTATAGCAAACTACCAGGAAGAATCGGATCCTCGTTTTGTTTCTGCTAAGATCAGGGTTGTTGTTCTTGATGGTGATTTCAATAGACACAACCAAGAATGCTGGACGTTGGAGGAGTTCAGCAACTCCATAGTACGCCCACGAGACAAGGTTGGGGCTGTCCTGACAGGAGATCTTGAGCTTAGTCTGACAAATGGACAGGCTTATCTACATGACGCTACTTTTATCGATAATTCCAAATTTGTGAGGAGCGGCAAGTTCAGGCTTGGGGTTATGGTTATTGACAATCTCGGTGAACGAGTCCAAGAAGGCATCACTGAACCTTTCACTGTCAAGGAACGGCGTGGCGAAG GATACAGAAAGCATGATATACCATCATTGAATGACGATGTGTGGCGCCTGAAGAACATCTCAAAGGATGGTCCTCTTTATGACGCGTTGAGAGGTTGTGGCATTTTGTTTGTCAAGGACTTCTTGAGGTTGTATTATAAGGATCAGCAAGCTCTTCGAACA ATTCTCATCAAGGCCAAAGAATCAGCTTGGACGACTATTGTTGAGCATGCTAAGAAATGCGACCCTGGACGAGAGTTATATTCTTTTCTTGTTGAAGGCTATAGTGTTCTGCTTTTCTTCAATTCTGTATATCAAATTGTTGGAGCGAAATTTGACGACAACTATTCGCCCTTTGATGATCTTGAGAATGCTAGAAAG GACCTGGCCATACAATGGAGTAAAGTTGCATACAAAAATATGACCTACAATCAACCGGATTATGAAATGGATGATGATTGCAAACCAAGACCAATCAATCAGGGAATGTTTCACGGAATTAACATGCTGGAGAGTAAATTTACTGACCTTATCATGCAAGGCCATATTGGTGAAAATA CCAGAAACATTTGTCAAGCTGATAATCAACAAG GATGA
- the LOC117847930 gene encoding calmodulin-binding protein 60 A isoform X1: MPPNKRELEETGGGTPSLAPVLKKRCRSFDLEIRGCRHLQELAAAVKVNLEAAHESAVARIPEEVAKALTSFLSRAPSLCRTLVDQNRPPRYKLTFLNGLGTEVFTKKNIRDTNREPLKICIIANYQEESDPRFVSAKIRVVVLDGDFNRHNQECWTLEEFSNSIVRPRDKVGAVLTGDLELSLTNGQAYLHDATFIDNSKFVRSGKFRLGVMVIDNLGERVQEGITEPFTVKERRGEGYRKHDIPSLNDDVWRLKNISKDGPLYDALRGCGILFVKDFLRLYYKDQQALRTILIKAKESAWTTIVEHAKKCDPGRELYSFLVEGYSVLLFFNSVYQIVGAKFDDNYSPFDDLENARKDLAIQWSKVAYKNMTYNQPDYEMDDDCKPRPINQGMFHGINMLESKFTDLIMQGHIGENTRNICQADNQQGTSGSHSQQCALKRLGSIRLTQNYDDESLGYNVYLDSSSEHCVNTSATDITGLVTLHCPATVANGTTGSSVVLTQASLTMDDEVYNIPLIENDAASPSSVKSNNQRELTLAPLFVLSELCQTLLCTQGIAASKSPVAMIRQSWEQNRLCEECPAV, encoded by the exons ATGCCGCCGAACAAGCGGGAGCTCgaggagaccggcggcggcacgccgtCGCTGGCGCCGGTGCTCAAGAAGCGCTGCCGGTCCTTCGACCT GGAGATCAGGGGTTGCCGGCATCTGCAggagcttgccgccgccgtGAAGGTCAACCTCGAGGCCGCGCACGAGTCCGCCGTCGCCCGG ATACCAGAGGAGGTTGCCAAAGCACTGACAAGCTTCTTAAGCCGTGCTCCTAG TTTGTGCAGAACTCTGGTTGATCAGAACCGGCCTCCGAGATACAAGCTCACCTTCCTGAATGGATTGGGCACTGAAGTTTTTACAAAAAAGAACATCCGTGACACAAATAGGGAGCCTCTCAAGATATGTATTATAGCAAACTACCAGGAAGAATCGGATCCTCGTTTTGTTTCTGCTAAGATCAGGGTTGTTGTTCTTGATGGTGATTTCAATAGACACAACCAAGAATGCTGGACGTTGGAGGAGTTCAGCAACTCCATAGTACGCCCACGAGACAAGGTTGGGGCTGTCCTGACAGGAGATCTTGAGCTTAGTCTGACAAATGGACAGGCTTATCTACATGACGCTACTTTTATCGATAATTCCAAATTTGTGAGGAGCGGCAAGTTCAGGCTTGGGGTTATGGTTATTGACAATCTCGGTGAACGAGTCCAAGAAGGCATCACTGAACCTTTCACTGTCAAGGAACGGCGTGGCGAAG GATACAGAAAGCATGATATACCATCATTGAATGACGATGTGTGGCGCCTGAAGAACATCTCAAAGGATGGTCCTCTTTATGACGCGTTGAGAGGTTGTGGCATTTTGTTTGTCAAGGACTTCTTGAGGTTGTATTATAAGGATCAGCAAGCTCTTCGAACA ATTCTCATCAAGGCCAAAGAATCAGCTTGGACGACTATTGTTGAGCATGCTAAGAAATGCGACCCTGGACGAGAGTTATATTCTTTTCTTGTTGAAGGCTATAGTGTTCTGCTTTTCTTCAATTCTGTATATCAAATTGTTGGAGCGAAATTTGACGACAACTATTCGCCCTTTGATGATCTTGAGAATGCTAGAAAG GACCTGGCCATACAATGGAGTAAAGTTGCATACAAAAATATGACCTACAATCAACCGGATTATGAAATGGATGATGATTGCAAACCAAGACCAATCAATCAGGGAATGTTTCACGGAATTAACATGCTGGAGAGTAAATTTACTGACCTTATCATGCAAGGCCATATTGGTGAAAATA CCAGAAACATTTGTCAAGCTGATAATCAACAAGGTACGTCGGGTAGTCATTCCCAGCAGTGCGCATTAAAAAGGCTGGGATCCATTCGACTTACGCAAAATTATGAC GATGAATCACTTGGCTACAATGTCTACCTGGACTCTAGCTCTGAACATTGTGTGAACACCTCTGCAACTGACATCACAGGTTTAGTCACACTTCATTGCCCAGCTACCGTGGCAAATGGAACTACAGGGTCGTCTGTTGTTTTGACACAAGCATCCCTAACGATGGATGATGAGGTTTACAACATACCCTTGATAGAGAATG ATGCTGCATCCCCCAGTTCTGTGAAGAGCAACAACCAGAGGGAGCTCACTTTGGCGCCTCTCTTTGTGCTGTCAGAGCTCTGTCAGACTCTCCTTTGTACTCAAGGCATAGCAGCTTCAAAGAGCCCAGTTGCCATGATACGCCAGAGCTGGGAGCAGAACCGGCTGTGTGAGGAATGTCCGGCTGTGTGA
- the LOC117850392 gene encoding calmodulin-binding protein 60 D, whose product MERERGVVEQPPAKRMRLALSVRDGVGGGGGVLSPRSLTLRQILLVVLFLVRASARATVTASVSQIGGMLDRALHKYHEMFSSKLDSFQRQVEGKLKAFQGQVESKLETFHGQIEGLHQEVRQLARLHSNHHPERHTRLEPNQEHAASSGSNTNIHLRFRNKWKAPIYTDKDITDENKVAIKVEVFEGDKMITTGPLSKAKIEILVLHGSFYKKFHDNWTEEEFDKHTVQGRDGQMLVLGTVQLTNGEVELSQIHFKEGSCRKKFSMAARFCKTEKIAGRVREAIMEPVEVKDRRNESNEKSKSPRLDDAVYRIEAIARDGAYHKRLQEANIHTVQDFLKALNKDSEELYKILKMKKKGKSWSKMTGHARKRVLEDRHELKAYQTEDGTLMLFFNCVHDLVGARFGSRYIACEQFDINHKASVKRLKEHVYNRLEDIPYDYVMKGNAPERISLGTGGAAGPSVVSVDARQPNSIANNLEAYQDHQVDARQPNSIANNLEAYQGYPGAGAPENCPSDVFNPVTERIDTYAHGPMYTDPRNTYDCQGQGIPPPFQEQTTLLSVGPDWQQNAQVPTNSPDLFEEFNLCSIQH is encoded by the exons atggagagggagaggggggttGTTGAGCAGCCGCCGGCGAAGCGCATGAGGCTGGCGCTGTCGGTTAGggacggggtcggcggcggtggcggcgtgttGTCGCCGAGGAGCCTGACGCTGCGGCAGATCCTGCTGGTGGTGCTCTTCCTTGTGCGAGC GAGCGCGAGGGCAACGGTGACGGCCAGCGTCTCCCAGATCGGTGGCATG CTCGATCGCGCCTTGCACAAGTATCATGAGATGTTTTCTAG CAAGCTGGACAGCTTCCAGAGGCAGGTTGAGGGCAAACTGAAAGCTTTCCAAGGGCAGGTTGAGAGCAAACTGGAAACTTTTCATGGGCAGATTGAGGGTCTCCACCAAGAAGTG AGACAACTGGCTCGCCTGCATTCCAATCACCATCCTGAACGACACACCAG ATTAGAGCCAAACCAGGAGCATGCTGCTTCCAGTGGATCAAACACAAATATCCATCTGCGTTTCCGGAACAAATGGAAGGCACCCATTTACACGGATAAGGACATAACAGATGAGAACAAAGTGGCAATCAAAGTTGAGGTGTTCGAAGGTGACAAGATGATCACAACTGGTCCTCTTTCCAAGGCGAAAATTGAGATATTGGTTCTCCATGGCAGCTTCTATAAAAAATTCCATGACAATTGGACTGAAGAGGAGTTTGATAAGCACACCGTGCAAGGTCGAGATGGGCAAATGCTTGTGCTGGGAACTGTGCAGTTGACCAATGGAGAGGTAGAGCTTAGCCAGATCCATTTCAAGGAAGGTTCATGCAGGAAGAAGTTCAGCATGGCGGCAAGATTTTGCAAGACCGAAAAGATTGCTGGTCGGGTTCGGGAAGCAATCATGGAGCCTGTCGAGGTTAAGGATCGCAGAAATGAGT CAAATGAGAAGAGTAAATCTCCAAGATTAGATGATGCTGTCTATCGCATAGAGGCTATTGCCAGAGATGGAGCTTACCACAAGAGGCTTCAGGAGGCAAACATCCACACAGTGCAGGACTTCTTGAAGGCCTTGAACAAGGATTCCGAAGAGCTTTATAAA ATCCTAAAGATGAAAAAGAAGGGCAAGTCTTGGTCAAAAATGACAGGGCATGCTAGGAAGCGTGTTCTAGAAGACAGGCATGAGCTCAAAGCGTATCAGACTGAAGATGGGACTTTGATGCTCTTTTTCAATTGCGTGCATGATCTTGTTGGAGCAAGATTTGGTAGTCGTTACATCGCCTGTGAACAATTTGACATAAATCACAAG GCTTCAGTGAAGAGGTTGAAAGAGCATGTGTACAACAGATTGGAGGACATTCCTTACGATTATGTAATGAAAGGCAATGCTCCTGAGCGAATTTCTTTAGGCactggtggtgctgctggccCGTCTGTTGTATCAGTGGACGCAAGGCAACCAAATTCTATTGCTAATAACCTTGAGGCTTATCAAGATCACCAAG TGGACGCAAGGCAACCAAATTCTATTGCTAATAACCTTGAGGCTTATCAAGGTTACCCAG GAGCTGGAGCACCTGAAAATTGTCCCAGCGATGTTTTCAACCCTGTTACTGAGCGGATTGACACATATGCGCATGGTCCCATGTACACTGATCCTCGAAACACATATGATTGCCAAG GTCAAGGAATTCCACCACCTTTTCAGGAGCAGACAACTCTGCTTTCAGTTGGGCCTGACTGGCAACAAAATGCACAAGTCCCCACGAATTCTCCTGACCTGTTTGAGGAG TTCAACCTCTGCTCAATCCAACATTGA